The sequence CATCTTACATATGTTAGATAGTAAAATTAATAGCAGTTCCAAAAAAGTATTACCTCACCTGAAGCAACAGTGATGATATGAGGTGTGAAATTTGCACCGGCGGAGCAGGCTACCATATCTCCTGCATCACATAATTCAGATAATAAGAGACTATATAGCAGATGATTGCAACCTAACCTTTGAAAAGAAAACAGAGGTTTCAGTACACTGGGTACACTTGAAGATGATTAAGGTTCAAGTGATAGCATTAGTAGCTGGAGAGTTGAGCCACCAACTATATTGCTTGCAGACTCTGTAGCTAACCAATCCCCAGATCAGAACCTAAATCATTCGAACAGCAGATGGAGACTACAATAAACAGCTTTAACAGTAATTCCACTGTACCACATGAATCATGCCCAAGACACTTGAGTTCCCATGGGGATGTACGATAAAGGGTTCTGTTGCAAACAAAAAGTAAAGACCATATCCACCCATTTGATAATGCCAACATCTTCAGCATGAGAATGATCCAACCCCACACCCTGCGTTTACCACAGCAGTTTCTCGGAATTAACACGATGGAAGCCACAAAACTACAGAAAGGGAAGGGGTTAAGATTCAGGTTTCCGGTACCCTCGGCCAACCCCACAAACTTCGCTTTCTCCGCAAGATACAACATCCCTAACCTTATCAGATCTGCAGAAAGAGATCACACATAGTGGTCCCTTTTGCAGATCACAAGGacttatttttgaactccaagTTGACAGCTACCACCAAAAATGAACTCAGAcgagaaggaagagagagagagagtcgcaaTTGGACCATTTGGGGATCCACAGACTCGCACATCATCAACAAAACCGTCATGGAAAACCAACATCATCAGTAATAGCAGACAGGGAAATTTTAGATCATAgaaaaatataaagatattttattttttccattAGTTCCAAAACTCATACGGAATCGCATCAATTAGAGTTTTGATTTGAGTTTAAGATAAACCCAAGCGTGATTTCAGATTAATTAGGAAAAATAAGGGACATATAAGACACCTCGATTTCGTCTCGTAACTGTCAAAAGGGAAAGGGAGGAAAAGAGAGAACAAACAGTGTAGAAGGAATACCGAGTGGCTCGAAGTCGAGTCCATAGCGAGGCGACTTGCTCACCAAACCCACTGGCCGCCCTCTACCCCGCTTGATCGCCGCCCCCACCGCGGCTGCCGGCGTGTACTCGACACCGGACGGCACGGACGCCGAGATCGGCAGCGGGTTCAGCGGCTGCAGCAGTCTGCCGTCCGGCCCGTACTTCCTCGGCCGccccctcttcttcttcatcgGCTCCGCCACCGGCGTAGCTGCGGCGGGTCCCACCACCACCGCGGCCGCTGTCGAAGCGGCTGCCGTCATAACCGTCGCCGTCACGCCGACTGGGCAAGCAGACTTCTCGTCTCTCACCACCGTCGCCGCCGGCGAAGCCGaaggtggcggaggaggaggctgGTAGATCCCGGCCCCCTCGGCGGCCGCCGTAGAAGGTACTCCTCCTTCCCTCCCCTCCATGCATAGACGAGCCCCCGATGCTAACCTTACAGCAATCTCAAACTGAAGCTTCCAAACGCAGAAGTTGGAAGGAGATCCTTCGGACTCCGATCTCTAGGGTTTCTTTCAGCTCTCTTCACCAGAATCTACCATCAAGCTCCATGACGACACAAATAGCAAGAAAACCAAAGAAAAGAGAGTAATTCGCAAGCTTTTTCCCCTTAGCTATATCTTCTCGCCTTGTCCTCACGACCGGAGTACCGCCGATATCGTCACGGCCGTCCTtaccagaaggagaagaagaagaagaatagttgAACTAGAAGGAAAGCGAACGGGGATGaattattatcaataatataattatttgttATTATATATTGCAAATGTAATGTAAGCAGGAagagggaaaaaagaaaaacgagaaatataatataaaaaatcaaaatggGCGGCTATTGGCGAAGGGAAACGACGGGTTCTTAtatgtatgattttttattatggaAGGAATTATGTGAGCAATGAGATGGGTAGCTTCTTTGGAAGAGGATACCTTGTTTTCTTTGAAGGCACCAGTTTAATGGTTTAAAAAGTAGGAgacgtggggggggggggggggggggagcggGGGGCGTTGATATTTTGAAAGGAAAATGAATGGGCAGCGTTTAGGGAGATGAAATTAAGTTTCCTGGTTTTAAAGCAAGGCGGCCGCCACGGTGTCCGCTCTTGTTCGCTCACCCACTCCTTgcgtcttttttctttttttttttgggctttTGGCATCCTATTAATACAATGCCACTGACATTGGAGAAAACGACGACAGTGCCACTGGTCATTGCCGCCGAATTAATTCGGATTTTAATCCTTGCAGAGtttgaaaataataaataattctaGTGAATTTTAATAACGCGTATGTACATATAAAACTTTTTCTGGTATTAAGATTCTCCATATAGCATAagctatattataaaatttatctaaaGCCTACAGAGAGCATTTGTGATTTCAACGAACAGTCAAAACAACGATCAACTACAAGACATAAAATTAAAAGAATGGAGCGAATCTTCACAACAAAAGGTACCAAAGCAGCAGCTAGAAATAACTCCATTGATTTCCAGTAATAAGATGGTCTAAGCTACAACAGAGTTGGTGCGTTTATCCAGAAAAGAGCACGGTCCAAGACACCACTTTAGTTTCTTCTGGTTCGGATGTAATACACACCAGCGACCCGTCAACAGTTTAAGTGCCATTGTCAGACATATAACCATGCAGAATCGTCCACCACAAGCATGACGAAATAAACATTCGGTTCGTTGCTTCTTGAATCGATACAAGAACTTGGACCTTAATTTGCAACAGTGAGATATTAGAAGTAAGTGCCCTCCGGTGGCTGGACAAGCTTACGGTTATGCGATGCCGCCATTTCCTTCTTAAGCTGCGTTAGAATGTACTCCATTGTGTAATCGCGTTGCCAGTTCCCCAGGACCAAAAATTTTCTTGTATCTACCTGGATTTATGTATTGAAGCATCAGTTTCCAAGTAATTGTTTCGTAAAACTGTGGACTCATGTCAAATTGGGATCTACCACTCCAGTGTCAGGATTGACACAAGTCATGTTGATGCGTGAATGGAATCGGACGCTAGGAGGTTTGTCAGGGTAGTCCTTGTCACAGAATAATTTCAGCTGATAGATGCGACCCTCATGTACGGTCTGTAACAAGAGATGTAGTGCGAGAAATGAGAACAGTTTGAATATAGGCAAGGTTATAAAGTTCAAAGTAGAATCTCTCACGTTAAGAGGACCAATTATTGTTCCTGTCCAGGAGCGCATGTAAATGTCATCTCCATCATCCATACCATAGCTTACAGTCCCATCTCCGATGCCCTTTTCTCCTCGTTCAAGCTCTTCAAGCAACCTGAAGTTCCGAGGAACTGCATGCAAAGTCAATGATGGTAAAGTTATGGTATGATTGGCAACCACCTGCCACAAATAATGCACTAAAATTTATAGATTCAAACTGAAAAAAAAAGATTCTTGCAACAAAATGTCCTTATGTCGAAATTTATAATATTAACACAAGTCTCCCAACATATATCATAATAACAATGATTTATGAGGTTAACTATGTAGGAGTGCACAAACACCAGTTCCACTTAGAATTAACCAAGAAGATAGACTCATAATTAACAAAGAATATAGACTCACACAAATCACCAGCATAAATCATGTAA comes from Musa acuminata AAA Group cultivar baxijiao chromosome BXJ3-3, Cavendish_Baxijiao_AAA, whole genome shotgun sequence and encodes:
- the LOC103973484 gene encoding ubiquitin-conjugating enzyme E2 variant 1C isoform X2, giving the protein MTLGGSAGSGIVVPRNFRLLEELERGEKGIGDGTVSYGMDDGDDIYMRSWTGTIIGPLNTVHEGRIYQLKLFCDKDYPDKPPSVRFHSRINMTCVNPDTGVVDTRKFLVLGNWQRDYTMEYILTQLKKEMAASHNRKLVQPPEGTYF
- the LOC103973484 gene encoding ubiquitin-conjugating enzyme E2 variant 1C isoform X1, with the protein product MTLGGSAGSGIVVPRNFRLLEELERGEKGIGDGTVSYGMDDGDDIYMRSWTGTIIGPLNVRDSTLNFITLPIFKLFSFLALHLLLQTVHEGRIYQLKLFCDKDYPDKPPSVRFHSRINMTCVNPDTGVVDTRKFLVLGNWQRDYTMEYILTQLKKEMAASHNRKLVQPPEGTYF